From a region of the Triticum aestivum cultivar Chinese Spring chromosome 7D, IWGSC CS RefSeq v2.1, whole genome shotgun sequence genome:
- the LOC123163877 gene encoding uncharacterized protein, with protein sequence MPALALRPLPMATRMGTVRALSAAAGSRFMSHGAPERQMIYPEKVATLLEETKRNQAQADQYLKDTRKKLAILDELQRPGWCDPKVNFHDELRKLEKTCDIALLILVPAILMLFMAVV encoded by the exons ATGCCTGCCCTTGCACTCAGGCCGCTGCCGATGGCAACCCGCATGGGCACCGTGCGCGCTCTCTCGGCGGCGGCGGGTTCTCGCTTCATGTCCCATGGTGCACCG GAGAGACAGATGATTTATCCTGAAAAGGTGGCCACACTGCTCGAGGAAACAAAGCGCAATCAGGCACAGGCCGACCAATACCTGAAGGATACACGCAAAAAATTGGCTATTTTGGATGAACTTCAGAG GCCTGGATGGTGTGATCCTAAAGTAAATTTCCATGATGAGCTTCGTAAACTTGAGAAGACATGTGATATAGCTCTTTTGATACTAGTGCCTGCAATTCTTATGCTTTTTATGGCTGTAGTATAA